The nucleotide sequence AATCTAGCGGTCCAGTTCTCCGGCGATGACGTTCAGGCTGCCCAGTACCGCCACCACGTCCGATAGCATATGCCCCCTGATCAACATGGGGAACATCGAAAAGTTCACGAACGACGGCGGACGCACCCGGATCCGGTAGGGTTCCCGGCTGCCGTCGCTGACGATGAAAAACCCGAGTTCTCCGTTCGGCGCCTCGGTGGCGGCGTATACCTCGCCCACCGGCGGCGTCGGCCCGTGTCCTTCCATGGTCATCTTGAAATGGTAGATCAGCGATTCCATGGATTCGTACACTTCCGATTTCTCGGGCAATACGGCGTGCTCCTCCTCGGCGTTCACGGATCCCGCAGGCAGGTCCTCCACGGCCTGACGGATGATCTTCGCACTCTGCCTGATCTCCTCCATCCGCACGAGATAGCGGTCGTACACGTCCCCGTTGCGGCCGATGGGGAGGTCGAAATCGTAGGCTTCGTACCCGAGGTACGGCTCGTTCTTCCGGATGTCCCATTCGACGCCGGACGCCCTGAGCACCGGTCCCGTGGCGCCCCAGGCCACGGCGTCTTCCGGGGAAAGGACGCCCACGCCTTCGGTCCGGTCGCGCCAGATGCGGTTGTGCGTCAGGAGCCGGTCGATTTCCGCGGTGGCCCGCAGGGTTTCGTCCACGGACTCCCGCGCCATTTCCGCGAAGTTTTCGGGTACGTCACGCAGGAGCCCGCCCACGCGCGTATAGCTGGTGGTGAGCCGGGTGCCGCATACCGCTTCGAACAGGTCGTACAGCACTTCCCGCGCCCGGAATCCGTAAAGGAAGGCGGTGAAAGCCCCGATATCGAGAGCGGCCGTACCGACGCAAAGCAGGTGGTCGGCGAGGCGGGAAAGTTCGGCCAGGGCGACCCTTACCACACGACAGCGCGGCGTGATTTCGATGTTCATCAGCTTCTCGACCGCGTGGGTGTATCCGATGTTGTTGCAGAGGGGGGACAGGTAATTCATCCGGTCGGTCAGGGTCACGAACTGGTTGTAGCTCCGGTACTCGCCCAGTTTCTCAAAGCCGGTGTGCAGGTAGCCCAGGTGCGGCGTGGCGCCCGCGACTTTTTCCCCGTCCAGTTCAAGCACCATGTGCAGCGTCCCGTGGGTCGCCGGGTGCTGGGGACCGAAATTGAGGATCATGTG is from Gemmatimonadota bacterium and encodes:
- the nuoD gene encoding NADH dehydrogenase (quinone) subunit D, which produces MEARTVNATPIDKLSEADLEEIRNERVTFERTPDMPSEHMILNFGPQHPATHGTLHMVLELDGEKVAGATPHLGYLHTGFEKLGEYRSYNQFVTLTDRMNYLSPLCNNIGYTHAVEKLMNIEITPRCRVVRVALAELSRLADHLLCVGTAALDIGAFTAFLYGFRAREVLYDLFEAVCGTRLTTSYTRVGGLLRDVPENFAEMARESVDETLRATAEIDRLLTHNRIWRDRTEGVGVLSPEDAVAWGATGPVLRASGVEWDIRKNEPYLGYEAYDFDLPIGRNGDVYDRYLVRMEEIRQSAKIIRQAVEDLPAGSVNAEEEHAVLPEKSEVYESMESLIYHFKMTMEGHGPTPPVGEVYAATEAPNGELGFFIVSDGSREPYRIRVRPPSFVNFSMFPMLIRGHMLSDVVAVLGSLNVIAGELDR